One part of the Caproiciproducens sp. CPB-2 genome encodes these proteins:
- a CDS encoding NUDIX hydrolase, with protein MVKVGFHDLDYVKNDSLKYAIIAARMGEKWILCRHRERTTWEIPGGHRENGEDIHDTAKRELYEETGAVEFQIKPVCIYSVEGEDDLIHNAKPTYGMLFYAQVESLSDLPADMEMAEIQFCAALPQNLTYPQIQPVLWRWIVKNEKL; from the coding sequence ATGGTAAAAGTAGGATTTCATGATTTGGACTATGTGAAGAACGACAGCCTCAAATATGCCATCATTGCGGCGCGCATGGGAGAGAAATGGATCCTCTGCCGCCATAGGGAACGGACAACCTGGGAAATTCCGGGCGGCCACCGTGAGAACGGAGAAGATATCCACGACACCGCGAAACGGGAGCTGTATGAGGAGACGGGCGCGGTGGAATTTCAGATCAAGCCCGTCTGCATTTATTCGGTGGAAGGGGAGGACGACCTGATACATAATGCGAAACCCACTTACGGCATGCTGTTTTACGCGCAGGTGGAATCCCTTTCCGATTTGCCCGCCGATATGGAAATGGCCGAAATCCAATTTTGCGCGGCGCTGCCGCAAAACCTTACCTATCCGCAGATTCAGCCCGTGCTGTGGCGTTGGATCGTCAAAAACGAAAAGCTTTAA
- a CDS encoding thioredoxin domain-containing protein — MPDTENRVPNRLIHEKSPYLLQHAYNPVNWYPWEKEAFEKAKTEDKPVFLSIGYSTCHWCHVMERESFEDDEVAQELNRNFIAIKVDKEERPDVDAVYMTVCQALTGSGGWPLTILMTPDQRPFYAGTYFPKHSRYSMPGLMDLLASAAQQWRENRKELLGSGERIAMALRGQTVKKAGRPTKDLLVSARSWFRQTFDRQYGGFGASPKFPSPHNLLFLLQYAMLEKDGDALQMAEKTLRQMYRGGIFDHVGFGFSRYSTDDRWLVPHFEKMLYDNALLTIAYLEAFRITQNDFYRAVAVKTLEYILREMTDENGGFYCAQDADSDGQEGKYYVFTPDEIVSLLGESDGRTFIEYFGMTPGGNFEGKNILNLIGNPDAERPNEAIERLLPKVYEYRLTRTKLHKDDKILTSWNALMITAFADAYRILGDNRYLAAAEKAMRFLQSSLTDEQGGLRVRYRDGEAAGTGGLDDYAFTVWALLSLYDATYDADYLQRAAERNRTMLDRFFDGENGGFYLSASDAEPLIYRPKETYDGAIPSGNSAASLCLIKLAALTGNPVLEEAADQQLRFMAGAAQEFPAGHSFALTAMTAALYPSREIVCVVKNGADFERVRSLLHQKRMPNTTVLVKNAENAEQLAKLAEFTAEYPLGEGRSAYYICQNNACSPPVYDLKELEQKLSQ; from the coding sequence ATGCCTGATACTGAAAACAGGGTGCCCAATCGGCTGATCCATGAAAAATCGCCCTATCTTCTTCAGCACGCCTATAATCCGGTCAACTGGTACCCATGGGAAAAGGAGGCTTTTGAAAAGGCGAAAACGGAGGACAAGCCGGTCTTCCTCTCCATCGGCTATTCGACCTGCCACTGGTGCCACGTGATGGAGCGCGAAAGCTTCGAGGACGACGAGGTCGCACAGGAGCTGAACCGGAATTTTATCGCGATCAAAGTGGATAAGGAGGAGCGGCCGGACGTGGACGCGGTTTACATGACGGTCTGTCAGGCGCTCACCGGCAGCGGCGGGTGGCCCCTGACCATTCTGATGACCCCGGACCAGCGCCCGTTTTACGCGGGAACGTATTTCCCGAAGCATTCCCGGTATTCCATGCCCGGACTGATGGACCTGCTTGCTTCCGCCGCGCAGCAGTGGCGGGAAAACCGGAAAGAGCTTCTCGGCTCCGGCGAGCGCATTGCCATGGCGCTGAGGGGACAGACGGTGAAAAAAGCGGGCAGGCCCACAAAGGACCTTCTGGTTTCCGCCCGGTCATGGTTCCGGCAGACTTTTGACCGTCAGTACGGCGGGTTCGGAGCCAGTCCGAAATTCCCGTCTCCGCACAACTTGCTGTTTCTGCTACAGTATGCTATGCTGGAAAAAGACGGGGACGCTCTTCAGATGGCGGAAAAAACCCTGCGGCAGATGTACCGCGGCGGGATTTTCGACCATGTGGGCTTCGGATTTTCCCGTTATTCCACAGATGACAGATGGCTGGTCCCCCATTTTGAAAAAATGCTCTACGACAACGCCTTGCTGACCATCGCGTATCTGGAAGCGTTCCGGATCACTCAAAACGATTTCTATAGAGCGGTCGCCGTAAAGACATTGGAGTATATTCTGCGGGAAATGACGGACGAAAACGGCGGCTTTTACTGTGCGCAGGATGCCGACAGCGACGGTCAGGAGGGGAAATACTACGTTTTTACCCCGGATGAGATCGTTTCCCTTTTGGGGGAAAGCGACGGCCGGACTTTTATCGAATATTTCGGAATGACGCCCGGGGGCAATTTTGAGGGAAAAAATATTCTGAACCTGATCGGAAACCCCGATGCCGAGCGTCCGAACGAGGCGATCGAGCGGCTGCTCCCAAAGGTGTATGAATACCGCCTGACGCGTACAAAGCTGCATAAGGACGATAAAATCCTGACCTCCTGGAACGCGCTGATGATCACGGCGTTTGCCGATGCCTATCGGATTCTGGGGGATAACCGTTATCTGGCCGCGGCGGAAAAGGCGATGCGCTTTCTCCAAAGCAGCCTGACCGATGAACAGGGCGGCCTGCGGGTACGTTACCGTGACGGAGAAGCCGCGGGTACGGGCGGGCTGGACGACTACGCGTTTACCGTGTGGGCTTTGCTGAGTCTTTACGACGCAACCTACGATGCGGATTATCTTCAGCGGGCGGCGGAACGGAACCGGACCATGCTGGACCGGTTTTTTGATGGGGAAAACGGCGGCTTTTATCTTTCCGCAAGCGACGCGGAACCGCTTATTTACCGTCCGAAGGAAACCTATGACGGCGCGATTCCGTCCGGCAACTCCGCGGCGTCCCTCTGTCTAATAAAGCTGGCGGCGCTTACCGGGAATCCGGTTCTGGAGGAGGCCGCGGATCAGCAGCTCCGCTTCATGGCGGGCGCCGCGCAGGAATTTCCGGCGGGGCACAGCTTTGCGCTGACGGCCATGACGGCCGCGCTGTACCCTTCCAGGGAAATCGTATGCGTGGTAAAGAACGGCGCCGATTTTGAACGAGTCAGATCCCTGCTGCATCAAAAAAGAATGCCCAACACCACCGTGCTTGTAAAGAACGCGGAAAACGCGGAGCAGCTGGCAAAGCTTGCGGAATTTACGGCGGAATATCCGCTCGGGGAAGGCCGGAGCGCTTATTATATCTGTCAAAACAACGCCTGCTCGCCCCCGGTTTACGATCTGAAAGAGCTGGAACAAAAACTGTCGCAATAA
- the pgmB gene encoding beta-phosphoglucomutase has translation MSFRCAIFDLDGVLVDTAKYHYLAWKELADQLGFEFSPEQNEQLKGVSRMTSCNLLLKIGGMQDRFSDGEKERMAAGKNARYVEYISGMDQSELLDGAPELLQELRRRGVKIALGSASRNAPLILKNVGIASLFDAVVDGNRISAAKPNPEVFTLGADCLHIPYPACLVFEDSEAGLQAAKRAGMYAVGIGDRRHLPSADVIYPGIKEFEIDKYF, from the coding sequence GTGAGCTTTCGCTGCGCGATTTTCGACCTCGACGGCGTATTGGTCGACACTGCGAAATATCACTATCTCGCGTGGAAAGAACTGGCCGATCAGCTCGGATTTGAATTTTCACCGGAACAGAACGAACAGCTGAAAGGCGTGTCGCGCATGACGTCGTGTAATCTTCTGTTGAAAATCGGCGGGATGCAGGACCGCTTTTCCGACGGGGAGAAAGAGCGGATGGCGGCAGGGAAAAACGCCAGATACGTGGAATACATTTCCGGCATGGATCAGTCCGAGCTTTTGGACGGCGCGCCGGAGCTTTTACAAGAACTGAGAAGGAGAGGCGTGAAAATCGCGCTTGGGTCCGCCAGCAGGAACGCTCCTCTCATTCTGAAGAATGTCGGGATCGCTTCCCTGTTTGATGCGGTCGTCGACGGCAATCGCATTTCCGCCGCGAAACCGAATCCGGAGGTGTTTACACTGGGTGCGGACTGCCTTCATATTCCCTACCCGGCTTGCCTGGTATTCGAGGACTCCGAAGCCGGCCTTCAAGCGGCAAAACGTGCCGGTATGTATGCGGTCGGCATCGGGGACAGGAGACACCTTCCGTCTGCGGATGTCATATACCCCGGTATAAAAGAATTTGAAATAGACAAATACTTTTAA
- a CDS encoding glycoside hydrolase family 65 protein gives MDESNYVYEVSDFSLENDELMLYETLFHNANGYLGVRSNFEEGYPIDFQSIRGEYINGFYDFVEMKQAESLCGLTEEKQTMLNVADTQGIKLYLGDEEFSMFAGKVLKSSRVLDMEKGVTRRSVVWRSPGGKEVEITILRMASFVMLPLFTIEYRVKALNFSGTLRFQSTHIGSVLNYCDPSDPRVANETFQHLLSAKAEFVDNASVISSRTSKSSLEAASAVKNLLSKPAKEERLKRDSTAAQKFTAEAEAGETVTLTKYTVLCDSIRYPDCRAAALEHLEQACSVPLAHWYRMQEQYLKKYWESCAVHVKGNDELSNAITYNLYQLIQSVGKDPHSNIAAKGLSGEGYEGHYFWDTEMYIQPYFLLTQPQIAKNLIEYRYTTLDAARENARILGHKNGALFPWRTIMGKECSGYFPSGSAQYHINGDIAYSVINYYLLTKDIEFIARCGAEIIFETARLWLDVGNDCGGKFLINSVTGPDEYTCLVNNNYYTNVLAQHNLNWAVKFYELLKTKELLTPVREKIGLKEAEISGFKHAAESMYLPYDKGMDINPQDDSFLSKAVWDLKKTPRQDFPLLLHYHPLYLYRHQVCKQADTVLAHFVLEDAQTLATMRHSFNYYERVTTHDSSLSTCIFSIMASRLGMPEKAYDYFGKSSELDLFNTHKNTKDGIHTANMGGTYMAIVYGFGGLRIKEDGLHLAPALPKQWEEYDFKIHDEDSLIQVLVNRRGCEISLLSGTEKMIFIYGRNYLLRDRLQLSLKEWGKV, from the coding sequence ATGGATGAAAGTAACTATGTCTATGAAGTCAGTGATTTTAGTCTTGAAAATGATGAGCTGATGCTGTACGAAACGCTTTTTCATAATGCGAACGGTTACCTTGGCGTCCGTTCCAATTTTGAAGAAGGGTATCCCATCGACTTCCAGTCGATCCGGGGCGAGTACATCAACGGCTTTTATGATTTTGTTGAAATGAAGCAGGCGGAAAGCCTTTGCGGCCTTACCGAAGAAAAGCAGACCATGCTGAATGTAGCCGATACGCAGGGGATCAAACTGTATCTGGGGGACGAGGAGTTCAGCATGTTTGCGGGCAAGGTCCTGAAAAGTTCCCGGGTGCTGGATATGGAAAAGGGCGTGACCCGGCGCAGTGTGGTATGGCGTTCCCCCGGCGGGAAGGAGGTTGAAATCACGATTCTGAGAATGGCCTCCTTCGTGATGCTTCCGCTTTTCACGATAGAATACCGTGTAAAGGCACTGAATTTCAGCGGGACACTGCGCTTTCAATCCACCCATATCGGCAGCGTTCTGAACTATTGCGATCCCAGTGATCCCCGTGTGGCAAACGAGACCTTCCAGCATCTTCTTTCCGCGAAAGCGGAGTTTGTGGACAATGCCTCCGTGATTTCCTCCCGCACCTCAAAATCCTCGCTGGAGGCAGCCAGCGCGGTAAAAAATCTGCTGTCGAAGCCGGCCAAAGAAGAACGTTTGAAAAGAGACAGCACCGCTGCACAAAAGTTTACGGCGGAGGCGGAAGCCGGCGAAACCGTCACGCTGACCAAATATACGGTTTTGTGCGACTCCATCCGGTACCCGGATTGCCGCGCGGCCGCACTGGAACATCTGGAACAGGCCTGCTCGGTCCCGCTTGCGCACTGGTACCGGATGCAGGAACAATATCTGAAGAAGTATTGGGAAAGCTGCGCCGTCCATGTAAAAGGCAATGACGAGCTGAGCAACGCGATTACCTATAACCTGTATCAGCTCATTCAGTCCGTCGGCAAAGACCCCCACAGCAATATCGCCGCGAAGGGGCTTTCCGGCGAGGGCTACGAGGGACATTATTTCTGGGATACCGAAATGTACATTCAGCCTTATTTTCTGCTTACCCAGCCCCAAATTGCGAAAAATCTGATCGAATACCGTTACACCACCCTGGACGCGGCAAGGGAAAACGCGCGTATTCTGGGACACAAAAACGGCGCTCTGTTTCCGTGGCGCACCATTATGGGCAAAGAATGTTCCGGATATTTTCCCTCCGGCAGCGCACAGTATCATATCAACGGCGATATCGCCTATTCCGTCATCAACTATTATCTTTTGACAAAGGATATTGAGTTTATCGCCCGATGCGGGGCGGAGATTATTTTTGAGACCGCGCGGCTCTGGCTGGACGTGGGGAACGACTGCGGCGGAAAATTCCTCATCAACAGCGTGACCGGACCGGACGAATATACCTGCCTTGTCAACAACAACTATTACACCAATGTTTTGGCACAGCACAATTTAAACTGGGCGGTCAAATTTTATGAATTGCTGAAGACGAAAGAACTTCTGACGCCCGTCAGGGAGAAGATCGGCCTGAAGGAAGCGGAAATTTCCGGTTTTAAACATGCGGCGGAGAGCATGTATCTGCCCTATGATAAAGGAATGGATATCAATCCGCAGGATGACTCGTTTCTTTCAAAAGCGGTATGGGATTTAAAAAAGACGCCGCGGCAGGATTTTCCGCTGCTGCTTCATTATCATCCGCTCTACCTTTACCGCCATCAGGTATGCAAGCAGGCGGATACGGTGCTGGCGCATTTCGTTCTGGAGGACGCACAGACGCTGGCCACGATGAGGCATTCCTTCAATTACTACGAGCGGGTTACGACGCATGATTCCTCGCTTTCCACCTGTATTTTCAGCATCATGGCATCCCGGTTGGGAATGCCGGAAAAAGCATACGATTATTTCGGAAAATCCTCTGAGCTCGATTTGTTCAATACCCATAAAAATACAAAAGACGGAATCCATACCGCAAATATGGGAGGCACCTACATGGCGATCGTATATGGATTCGGCGGACTGCGCATTAAGGAGGACGGACTGCACCTTGCTCCGGCTCTGCCCAAGCAATGGGAGGAATACGATTTTAAGATACACGACGAAGACAGCCTGATTCAGGTTTTGGTAAATCGGCGGGGATGTGAAATTTCGCTGCTGAGCGGTACGGAAAAAATGATTTTTATCTATGGCAGAAATTATCTGCTGCGGGACAGGCTGCAGCTTTCGCTGAAAGAATGGGGGAAGGTGTAA
- a CDS encoding carbohydrate ABC transporter permease, which produces MMKKAENSIFYLVTAVFLVIILFPFFWILITSFKPSNEIFGAGAFRVLSDHSTLRNYGAVLTGKNILSSIKNSLVVSATTTLYVIVVSTMAAYAISRFHFRFKNILLGLILVISMFPQMIIVGPVFNLFTSLHWTNSYFIVLPYSTITIPMAVWIMVAHFGKIPLSIEESARIDGASAFRTLWSVVFPLAAPGVFTTAIITFIAAWNEYLLTATLNTEISMQTVPVAISFLRTQFQILWGEVAAATVIVTIPTMMIVLIFQKRIVSGLVSGAVKE; this is translated from the coding sequence ATGATGAAAAAAGCAGAAAATAGTATCTTCTATTTGGTGACGGCCGTTTTCCTGGTGATTATCCTGTTTCCGTTTTTCTGGATCCTGATCACCTCCTTCAAACCCTCCAATGAAATTTTCGGTGCCGGAGCGTTCCGCGTGTTGAGCGATCATTCCACCCTGCGCAATTACGGTGCGGTGCTGACGGGAAAGAACATCCTGAGCTCCATCAAAAACAGCCTGGTCGTTTCAGCCACCACCACGCTCTATGTGATTGTTGTGTCAACCATGGCCGCCTATGCGATTTCCCGCTTCCATTTCCGTTTTAAAAATATCCTGCTGGGTCTGATCCTCGTGATCTCGATGTTCCCGCAGATGATCATTGTCGGCCCGGTTTTTAACCTGTTTACCTCTTTGCACTGGACAAATTCCTATTTTATCGTCCTTCCCTACTCGACCATTACCATTCCGATGGCGGTCTGGATCATGGTCGCCCATTTTGGGAAAATCCCGCTGTCCATAGAGGAATCGGCGAGAATCGACGGCGCGTCCGCATTCCGCACGCTGTGGAGCGTGGTGTTTCCGCTGGCGGCGCCGGGTGTGTTTACAACCGCCATTATTACCTTTATCGCCGCGTGGAACGAATATTTGCTGACGGCGACTTTGAACACGGAAATCTCCATGCAGACGGTGCCTGTCGCCATTTCTTTTTTGCGGACACAGTTCCAGATCCTCTGGGGCGAGGTTGCGGCGGCGACGGTGATTGTGACGATCCCCACAATGATGATTGTACTGATTTTTCAAAAGAGAATTGTTTCCGGGCTCGTTTCCGGGGCAGTGAAGGAGTAA
- a CDS encoding carbohydrate ABC transporter permease, with protein sequence MKKKMTFKEFLFIVPLLVIIAIFSIWPILTSFSYTFFDYQLNNAQKSKLSFSGSFSADNFKENSEYIKIFLNDDAAVAAKDEAAAKDFAAALSDTEAYTKQFSTLQSGKISARQSNDFTAATTGLQAEVEALYQNHPNAEYANTESLPKIFEEINKAIAPSNFIGLQGYQKIFSDSRLFAALGHTVYFTLISVSIEFILGLGLALVMNRAIRGIGIIRANALIPWAIPTAVSALIWSYLYDGSNGIISHIFAEMGLVSEPGAMLLTGPGAMSAAILTDVWKTTPYMALLLLAGLQVIDKGLYESSAIDGANRIQTFFKITLPLLKPSILVAVLFRMLDAFRVYDLIAVLTGGGPGGSTETLSVYAYKTMFSQTNFGYGAVVVMFMFVCVLMIAALFVKVLGANILSSD encoded by the coding sequence ATGAAAAAGAAGATGACATTCAAAGAATTCTTATTTATCGTACCGCTGTTGGTTATCATCGCCATATTTTCAATCTGGCCGATTTTAACCTCCTTTTCGTACACTTTTTTTGATTATCAGCTCAATAACGCGCAAAAGTCGAAGCTTAGCTTCAGCGGCAGCTTTTCAGCTGATAATTTTAAGGAGAACAGCGAGTATATCAAGATTTTTTTGAATGATGACGCAGCCGTGGCGGCAAAGGACGAGGCGGCCGCAAAAGATTTTGCAGCGGCGCTTTCCGACACGGAGGCTTATACAAAACAATTTTCCACCCTGCAAAGCGGAAAAATCTCCGCCCGGCAAAGCAATGATTTTACCGCTGCAACCACCGGGCTGCAGGCAGAGGTAGAGGCGCTGTATCAAAACCACCCCAATGCAGAGTACGCCAACACGGAATCCCTTCCGAAAATTTTTGAAGAAATAAACAAGGCGATTGCCCCCTCGAATTTCATCGGACTGCAGGGATATCAGAAAATTTTCAGCGACAGCAGGCTGTTTGCCGCGCTTGGACATACGGTGTATTTTACACTGATCTCCGTTTCCATTGAATTTATTCTCGGGCTGGGCCTTGCGCTCGTTATGAACCGGGCGATCCGGGGAATCGGGATCATCCGGGCAAACGCGCTGATCCCATGGGCGATTCCGACTGCGGTTTCCGCGCTGATCTGGAGCTATTTGTACGATGGGTCCAACGGCATTATTTCTCATATTTTTGCCGAAATGGGGCTTGTATCCGAACCGGGAGCGATGCTGCTGACAGGTCCCGGGGCCATGTCGGCCGCCATTCTTACGGATGTCTGGAAAACGACGCCCTATATGGCGCTGCTGCTGCTGGCAGGCCTGCAGGTGATCGACAAAGGGCTGTATGAAAGCAGCGCCATCGACGGCGCCAACCGGATACAGACTTTCTTCAAAATTACGCTTCCGCTGCTAAAGCCTTCCATTCTCGTGGCGGTTTTGTTCCGGATGCTGGATGCTTTCCGCGTGTATGACCTGATCGCCGTTTTGACCGGCGGCGGCCCCGGCGGTTCCACAGAAACGCTTTCCGTTTACGCTTACAAGACGATGTTCTCCCAGACGAATTTCGGATACGGCGCCGTAGTCGTGATGTTTATGTTCGTCTGTGTGCTGATGATCGCGGCTTTGTTCGTTAAGGTGCTGGGCGCCAATATCTTGTCTTCGGATTAG
- a CDS encoding extracellular solute-binding protein, with product MMKKIIAAFLAIAMAAGMTACGSQPASSSKPADTESQTAESQTEAANGPVTLKFGAQADSTPATQAVVDAFNSSQTKYKVEWEQFTNDSAQMHDQLLTSLSSGSSDYDVISLDVVWAGEFAAAGYLSPLDVKMSEAGYKKTDFNKGSMDSGNYQGKQYTLPFFPDVAMLYYRSDIVSKEDGEKLVGGSYTYDDLYQMAAKYKGQKGAVDGYAFQAKQYEGLTCNANEFTANFKDIKGGLQMMNKFIASKVAPSDVLNYNEGSTDASFKDGKSVFSRNWPYQYGLIKAGDVAVKTEQVGIAPLPEGGCVGGWLLGMNAKSKNADGAWEFIKYLAGPDGQKIMSTKGSYLPGYNAVLKDEEVIKANPLLTMEGFQKALNTTIARPVSAQYSKTSDTIQIQIHKYLSGSQDVDTTEKAVQDALK from the coding sequence ATGATGAAAAAGATAATAGCGGCATTTTTGGCAATTGCCATGGCAGCCGGCATGACCGCCTGCGGGAGCCAGCCGGCAAGCTCCTCAAAACCGGCCGATACAGAGAGCCAGACCGCCGAATCCCAAACAGAGGCGGCAAACGGACCCGTCACATTGAAGTTCGGGGCGCAGGCAGATTCCACCCCCGCCACACAGGCTGTTGTAGATGCATTTAACTCGTCACAGACAAAGTATAAAGTGGAGTGGGAACAGTTCACAAACGATTCCGCACAAATGCACGACCAGCTTTTAACTTCCCTTTCCTCCGGTTCCTCCGATTACGACGTCATTTCACTGGATGTCGTGTGGGCCGGCGAATTTGCCGCGGCAGGGTACCTTTCGCCGCTGGATGTCAAGATGAGCGAGGCAGGCTACAAAAAGACGGATTTTAACAAAGGCTCCATGGACTCCGGCAATTACCAGGGCAAGCAGTACACTCTGCCGTTTTTCCCCGATGTCGCCATGCTGTATTACCGTTCCGATATTGTCTCGAAAGAAGACGGTGAGAAACTTGTCGGCGGCAGCTATACATATGACGACCTTTATCAAATGGCGGCAAAATACAAGGGCCAGAAAGGCGCTGTCGACGGTTACGCGTTTCAGGCGAAGCAGTACGAGGGCCTGACCTGCAACGCAAATGAATTTACCGCGAACTTCAAAGATATTAAGGGCGGGCTCCAGATGATGAATAAATTCATTGCTTCCAAGGTTGCGCCCAGCGACGTTCTTAACTACAACGAAGGCTCGACCGACGCCAGCTTTAAAGACGGCAAGAGCGTATTTTCCCGCAACTGGCCGTATCAGTACGGTTTGATCAAAGCCGGGGACGTGGCTGTCAAAACGGAACAGGTCGGGATTGCGCCGCTGCCGGAGGGCGGCTGCGTAGGCGGCTGGCTGCTCGGTATGAACGCGAAATCCAAGAATGCAGACGGCGCATGGGAATTCATCAAGTACCTCGCGGGGCCCGACGGGCAGAAAATCATGTCGACAAAGGGTTCCTATCTTCCGGGCTACAACGCGGTGCTCAAGGATGAGGAAGTCATCAAGGCAAATCCGCTGCTTACCATGGAAGGTTTTCAGAAGGCGCTGAACACGACTATCGCAAGACCGGTTTCCGCCCAGTACTCCAAGACAAGCGACACAATTCAGATTCAGATTCATAAGTATCTTTCCGGAAGTCAGGATGTCGACACCACCGAAAAGGCTGTGCAGGACGCATTGAAATAA
- a CDS encoding AraC family transcriptional regulator produces MQYLSSEFGELFIVYVFDDTYVVAAGPFLTEPVRDGMIVNMIQNEKIPIKWKQKLESYYHGINEITPQTYYYCGKLIASLFNARNMNRTPDSRPIGKEVGFIQEYFQNTHKNQEKMFSHPPFFLEKKIVNQIKIYDTDGALNTLMEINLLSRAVLAKDPLRSLKNSIICSCSFFTRAVIEAGVFPDIAFTYSDTFIQQIEKMTGISEVRNFEQEMLKEFIKLAKDKTSAKYSRPIFSALQYINNNLTQKLSLADIAKHAYVHPNYLSSIFKKEVGCSLTDFIARRRIEESTYFIAYTDYEIADIASFYHFCNQSYYCTVFKQHLFISPNEYRKSARPSC; encoded by the coding sequence GTGCAATATCTTTCCAGTGAGTTTGGCGAGCTTTTCATTGTATATGTATTCGACGATACTTATGTCGTAGCGGCCGGGCCTTTTCTGACAGAGCCGGTACGGGACGGTATGATCGTAAACATGATCCAAAATGAAAAAATCCCGATTAAATGGAAGCAGAAGCTGGAGTCCTATTATCACGGCATAAACGAAATTACTCCCCAGACATATTATTATTGCGGAAAACTGATCGCATCGCTTTTCAACGCCAGAAACATGAACAGGACGCCGGATTCCCGCCCGATCGGCAAGGAAGTCGGATTTATTCAGGAATACTTTCAGAATACCCATAAAAATCAGGAAAAGATGTTTTCGCATCCACCGTTTTTTTTAGAAAAAAAGATCGTCAACCAAATCAAGATTTACGATACGGACGGCGCGCTGAACACACTGATGGAAATCAACCTGCTCAGCCGCGCGGTTTTGGCAAAGGATCCGCTGCGCTCCCTCAAGAACTCGATCATCTGTTCCTGCTCCTTTTTCACGCGCGCGGTGATCGAAGCAGGGGTGTTCCCGGATATCGCTTTTACCTACAGCGACACTTTTATTCAACAGATCGAAAAGATGACCGGCATTTCCGAAGTGCGCAACTTTGAGCAGGAAATGTTGAAAGAGTTTATCAAGCTGGCAAAGGATAAAACCTCGGCAAAATATTCGCGCCCCATCTTTTCCGCGCTGCAGTATATTAACAACAATCTGACTCAAAAACTGAGTTTGGCCGATATTGCGAAACACGCGTATGTGCATCCGAATTATCTGAGCAGTATCTTCAAAAAAGAGGTCGGATGCTCGCTTACCGATTTTATCGCACGGCGGAGGATTGAGGAATCAACCTATTTCATCGCTTACACAGACTATGAGATCGCGGATATCGCAAGCTTTTATCATTTCTGCAATCAAAGCTACTATTGTACTGTCTTTAAGCAGCATCTCTTCATCTCCCCGAATGAGTACCGCAAAAGCGCCCGCCCATCCTGCTGA
- a CDS encoding GNAT family N-acetyltransferase, producing the protein MIYKVEKVPVEEKENALEIYESLKGSYGCTWDVHYPVMEDVVRDIQSGSLYGVFKDRELIAVAAAGKDDELAHLSCWDRSLQNACDLARVAVRADYQNQGIAKMLITGIEKNGMEREFDGIHLIVGKTNPYAIRLYDSLGYLCCGETSMYGNEWFCYQKKL; encoded by the coding sequence ATGATCTATAAAGTTGAAAAAGTCCCTGTGGAGGAAAAGGAAAATGCGCTTGAAATTTATGAATCTCTAAAAGGCAGTTATGGTTGTACATGGGACGTTCATTATCCGGTTATGGAAGATGTCGTCAGGGATATTCAGAGCGGTTCCCTGTATGGTGTTTTTAAAGATCGGGAATTGATTGCCGTAGCCGCCGCGGGGAAAGATGATGAATTAGCGCATTTATCCTGTTGGGATCGATCTCTGCAAAACGCGTGCGATCTGGCACGTGTTGCGGTAAGGGCGGATTATCAAAATCAGGGAATTGCGAAAATGTTGATTACAGGTATCGAAAAAAACGGAATGGAAAGAGAATTCGACGGCATTCATTTAATAGTTGGTAAAACGAACCCTTATGCGATAAGGCTCTATGATTCGTTAGGTTACCTGTGCTGTGGGGAAACTTCCATGTACGGCAATGAATGGTTCTGCTACCAAAAGAAATTATGA
- a CDS encoding GNAT family N-acetyltransferase, with amino-acid sequence MDTELNFRFADEGDISKILYFIKELAAYEKMADEVVATEELIKEWLFEKKKAEVIFAVQNGVEVGFALFFHNFSTFLGRAGIYLEDLYVLPECRDKGYGKALLKQLAKIAVERGCGRLEWWCLDWNKPSIDFYLSLGAEPMSDWTVYRIAGMTLKELAE; translated from the coding sequence ATGGATACAGAATTAAATTTCCGTTTTGCAGACGAAGGGGATATATCAAAGATTTTATACTTCATAAAGGAACTTGCAGCATATGAGAAGATGGCAGATGAAGTAGTTGCCACGGAAGAATTGATAAAGGAGTGGTTGTTCGAGAAGAAAAAGGCAGAAGTGATTTTTGCTGTTCAAAACGGAGTAGAAGTAGGATTTGCATTGTTTTTTCACAACTTTTCCACCTTCCTTGGCCGTGCCGGAATCTATCTCGAAGATTTATATGTTCTTCCAGAGTGCAGAGATAAGGGCTATGGGAAGGCATTATTAAAGCAACTCGCGAAGATAGCGGTTGAGCGCGGATGTGGGCGGCTGGAATGGTGGTGCCTTGATTGGAATAAGCCAAGCATAGATTTCTATCTTTCTCTTGGTGCTGAACCCATGAGTGATTGGACAGTTTATCGAATTGCAGGAATGACCCTTAAAGAACTGGCTGAATAA